A genomic stretch from Dermochelys coriacea isolate rDerCor1 chromosome 24, rDerCor1.pri.v4, whole genome shotgun sequence includes:
- the LIX1L gene encoding LIX1-like protein yields the protein MMEAVRAQRLQPGVGTLRSLRPGVTGAPAVAASAPPPPAPPPLPAAPPGLGPPPPPPGLPGPGASPGGAGPPAVLREAVEAVVRSFAKHTQGYGRVNVVEALQEFWQMKQSRGADLKNGALVVYEMVPSNSPPYVCYVTLPGGSCFGSFQFCPTKAEARRSAAKIALMNSVFNEHPSRRITDEFIEKSVSEALASFNGNREEADNPNTGIGAFRFMLESNKGKSMLEFQELMTVFQLLHWNGSLKAMRERQCSRQEVLAHYSHRALDDDIRNQMAMDWVNREQSTPGALSRELSSTERELDEARLAGKELRFHKEKKDILMLAAGQLGSMHSSNC from the exons ATGATGGAGGCGGTGCGCGCCCAGCGGCTGCAGCCCGGGGTGGGGACGCTGCGCTCCCTGCGCCCCGGGGTGACCGGGGCCCCCGCGGTGGCTGCCTCGGCCCCTccgccccccgctcctcccccgcTGCCGGCGGCGCCTCCGGGGCTggggccgccgccgcctcctccggGGCTGCCGGGCCCGGGGGCCTCGCCGGGCGGAGCGGGGCCCCCGGCCGTGCTGCGCGAGGCGGTGGAGGCGGTGGTGCGCAGCTTCGCCAAGCACACGCAGGGCTACGGCCGAG TGAACGTTGTGGAAGCTCTTCAGGAGTTCTGGCAGATGAAGCAGTCACGTGGTGCTGATCTGAAAAACGGAGCCCTGGTGGTGTATGAGATGGTCCCTTCCAACAGCCCCCCTTATGTCTGCTATGTCACCTTGCCTGGGGGGAGCTGCTTTGGCAGCTTCCAG TTCTGTCCGACCAAGGCGGAAGCCAGGAGGAGCGCTGCGAAGATTGCGCTAATGAATTCTGTCTTTAACGAGCACCCCTCCCGGAGGATCACGGATGAGTTCATTGAGAAGAGTGTCTCGGAAGCCTTGGCGTCTTTCAAC GGTAATAGAGAAGAAGCCGATAACCCGAACACTGGAATTGGTGCTTTCCGTTTCATGCTGGAATCCAACAAGGGAAAATCAATGTTAGAGTTTCAG GAGCTGATGACAGTCTTCCAGCTGTTGCATTGGAATGGCAGTCTCAAAGCTATGCGAGAGAGGCAATGCTCGCGACAG GAGGTGCTGGCTCACTATTCGCACCGTGCTCTGGATGATGATATAAGGAACCAGATGGCCATGGACTGGGTGAACAGGGAGCAGAGCACCCCAGGAGCCCTTTCCAGAGAGCTGTCCTCGACGGAGAGGGAGCTGGATGAAGCCCGACTGGCTGGGAAAGAGCTGCGTTTCCACAAGGAGAAGAAAGACATCCTGATGCTGGCAGCTGGCCAGCTGGGGAGCATGCACTCCTCCAACTGCTAG